Genomic DNA from Entelurus aequoreus isolate RoL-2023_Sb linkage group LG25, RoL_Eaeq_v1.1, whole genome shotgun sequence:
ttatgttattcacatgtgaataatgttgtataatagactgtatttatattattcacatgtgaataatgctgtataatagactttatttatgttattcacttgtgaataatgctgtataatagactgtatttatgttattcacatgtgaataatgttgtataatagactgtatttatattattcacatgtgaataatgctgtataatagactgtatttatattattcacatgtgaataatgctgtataatagactgtatttatattattcacaagtgaataatgctttataatagactttatttaagttattcacatgtgattaatgttgtataatagactgtatttatattattcacatgtgaataatgttgtataatagactgtatttatattattcacatgtgaataatgctgtataatagactttatttatattattcacatgtgaataatgctgtataatagactttatttatgttattcacatgtgaataatgctgtataatagactgtatttatgttattcacatgtgaataatgctgtataatagactgtatttatattattcacatgtgaataatgctgtataatagactgtatttatgttattcacatgtgaataatgctgtatatcagactgtatttatattattcacatgtgaataatgctgtataatagactgtatttatattattcacatgtgaataatgttgtataatagactgtatttatattattcacatgtgaataatgctgtataatagactttatttatgttattcacatgtgaataatgctgtataatagactgtatttatattattcacatgtgaataatgctgtataatagactgtatttatgttattcacctgtgaataatgctgtataatagactgtatttatgttattcacatgtgaataatgctgtataatagactgtatttatattattcacatgtgaataatgctgtataatagactttatttatgttattcacatgtgaataatgctgtataatagactgtatttatgttattcacatgtgaataatgctgtataatagactgtatttatattattcacatgtgaataatgctgtataatagactgtatttatgttattcacatgtgaataatgctgtatatcagactgtatttatattattcacatgtgaataatgctgtataatagactgtatttatattattcacatgtgaataatgttgtataatagactgtatttatattattcacatgtgaataatgctgtataatagactttatttatgttattcacatgtgaataatgctgtataatagactgtatttatattattcacatgtgaataatgctgtataatagactgtatttatattattcacatgtgaataatgctgtataatagactgtatttatattattcacatgtgaataatgctgtataatagactgtatttatattattcacatgtgaataatgctgtataatagactttatttatgttattcacatgtgaataatgctgtataatagactgtgtttatgttattcacatgtgactaatgctgtataatagactgtatttatattattcacatgtgaataatgctgtataatagactgtatttatgttattcacatgtgaataatgctgtataatagactgtatttatgttattcacatgtgaataatgctgtataatagactgtatttatattattcacatgtgaataatgctgtataatagactgtatttatattattcacatgtgaataatgctgtataatagactgtatttatgttattcacatgtgaataatgctgtataatagactgtatttatgttattcacatgtgaataatgctgtataatagactgtatttatattattcacatttgaataatgctgtgtaatagactgtatttatattattcacatgtgaataatgctgtataatagactgtatttatattattcacatgtgaataatgctgtataatagactgtatttatattattcacatgtgaataatgctgtataatagactgtatttatgttattcacatgtgaataatgttgtataatagactgtatttatattattcacatgtgaataatgctgtataatagactgtatttatagtattcacatgtgaataatgctgtataatagactgtatttatattattcacatgtgaataatgctgtataatagactgtatttatattattcacatgtgaataatgctgtataatagactgtatttatattattcacatgtgaataatgctgtataatagactgtatttatattattcacatgtgaataatgctgtataatagactgtatttatattattcacatgtgaataatgctgtataatactgtatttatgttattcacatgtgaataatgttgtataatagactgtatttatattattcacatgtgaataatgctgtataatagactgtatttatattattcacatgtgaataatgctgtataatactgtatttatgttattcacatgtgaataatgttgtataatagactgtatttatattattcacatgtgaataatgctgtataatagactgtatttatgttattcacatgtgaataatgttgtataatagactgtatttatattatttacatgtgaataatgttgtataatagactgtatttatattattcacatgtgaataatgctgtataatagactgtatttatattattcacatgtgaataatgctgtataatagactgtatttatattattcacatgtgaataatgctgtataatagactgtatttatattattcacatgtgaataatgctgtataatagactgtatttatgttattcacatgtgaataatgctgtataatagactgtatttatattattcacatgtaaaaaatacctaggtgtttattgtctattgtgagcgaactgtggtgctgaatttcccccaggcaataaagtactttctattctattctattaactTTCTATtcaataacaaagccaaaacaagaGAAGCTTACCAGGTGGTCCTGGGGGCGGTAGTCTGGGCGGGGGTCCACGTGGTGGGGGGCCCGGTGGAAGGCCAGGAGGGGGGCCGGGCGGTGGACCAGGCGGACGACCTGGTGGAGGTCCAGGGGGCAGAAGACGAGGTATTGGGCCCCTCATGCCAGGTATAACCGGAGGCCTCAAGAACGGAGGAGCTCCTTAAGGATGGGTACAACATTAATGAGGTCTAAGGATAAAGGTCCTAATGTTGACTAAGATTCTCAGCTAACCTGGTGGAGGGCCTGGAGGCGGACCGGATGGTGGACCTGGAGGCCTCAttggtggagcaggtggaggaccCATAGGTGGAGGCCCTGTCATCGGGGGACCTTGCAAGGGTGGTGGACCTTGCTGTCCAGCTGGCCCACTGGCAACAAGCGGATCCCCTGGTGGACCCTTGTCGTCATCGTCCGAATCCTCCGATTCATCCGTGCACTCTTCCTCCACCTCTTCTTCTTCGTCATCCTCAGGGATGGACTGACCTGAATACAGAAAACAACGTGTCAAATTATAGAACATACCCTGAATACAAGGTGAgtgcaaaagcagtgaagttgtcacgttgtgtaaatggtaaataaaaagagaatacaacaaatccttttcaacttatattcaattgaatagactgcaaagacaagatatttcatgttcacactgagaaactttggtatttttttgcaaatattagctcatgtggaatttgatgcctgcaacatgtttttaaaaaagctggcacaagtggcaaaaaagagtgagaaagttgaggaatgctcatcaaacacttatatggaacatcccacaggtgaacaggctaattgggaacaggtgggtgccatgattgggtataaaagcagcttccattcacaaacaaggacggggcgagggtcaccactttgtcaacaaatgcctgagcaaattgttgaagaacaacatttctcaagcagctattgcaaggaatttagggatttcaccatctacgctccgtaatatcatcaaaagtttcagacaatctggacaaatcactgcaggtaagccatgatattacacaccttggattcctcaggcggtactgcatcaaaaagccacatcagtgtgtaaaggatatcaccacatgggctcaggaagacttcagaaaaccactgtcagtaactacagttggtcgctacatctgtaagtgcaagttaaaactctactatgcaaagccaaagccatttatcaacaacacccagaaacacttcgctgggcccgagctcatctaagacggactgatacaaagtggaaaagtgttctgtggtctgacgagtccacatttcaaattgtttttggaaactgtggacgtcgtgtcctccggaccaaagaggaaaagaaccatccggactgttctagggtgaaagtgtagaagtcagcatgtgtgatggtatgggggtgtattagtggccaagacatgggtaacttacacatctgtgaaggcaccattaatgctgaaaggtacatacagcttttggagcaacatatgttgccatccaagcaacgttatcatggacgcccctgcttatttcagcaagacaatgccaagccaggtgttacaacagcgtggcttcatagtaaaatagtgcaggtactagactggcctgcctgtagtccagacctgtctcccattgaacatgtgtggtgcaatatgaaggctaaaatatgagaagggagactgttgaacaacttaagctgtacatcaagcaagaatgggaaagaattccacttcaaaaatgtgtctcctcagttcccaaacctttactgagtgttgttcaaaggaaaggccatgtaacacactggtaaaaatgcctttttgcaatgtgttgctgccattaaattctaagttcatgattatttgcaaaaataagtgaattgaagtgaagtgaattatatttatatagcgcttttctctagtgactcaaagcgctttacatagtgaaacccaatatctaagttacatttaaaccagagtgggtggcactgggagcaggtgggtaaagtgtcttgcccaaggacacaacagcagtgactaggatggcggaagcggggatcgaacctgcaaccctcaagttgctggcacggccactctaccaaccgagctatactgccccacaatgcaaaaaataaagtttctcagtgtgaacatgaaatatcttgtctttgcagtctattcaattgaatataagttgaaaaggatttgttgtattctctttttatttaccatttacacaacttcactgcttttggggtttagtATGTTTGAGGACAGTACTCACCTGCCATCTTTAACATCATGGCCTGCAGAGGTGTGATGACCTTGGTTTTCTTCACCAACCTCTTTTTCTTTAGCTTTCCATCCCGGGTGGCATCTGAAGGCATGTCAGCGAAACGCACACTGCGGCCTGATGGACAGGAGACAACTTAGTGTGTTAGTGTCAGCACACAAACGACAATATCACCCAgaagaaaaatgaccaaaattatgcTTACACCTTTTGCTACTTTTCCACAGTAGCTAGACCGGCGataactacactatattgccaaaagtatttggccacccatccgaaggatgagaatcaggtgtcctaatcacaggtgtatcaaatcaagcacttaggcatggagactgtttctaccaacatttgtgaaagaatgggccgctctcagtgatttccagcgtggaactgtcataggatgccacctgtgcaacaaatccagtcctgaaatttcctccctcctaaatattccaaagtcaactttattataagaaaagtgaagagtttgggaacaacagcaactcagccaccaagtggtaggccacgtaaactgacagagaggtcagcatagtgcaaagactttctgcacagtcacttgctacagagctccaaacttcatgtgaccttccaattagcccacgtgcagtacgcagagagcttcatggaatgggtttccatggccgagcagctgcatctaagccatacatcaccaagtccaatgcaaagcgtgggatgccaattacagtacaatggtaaacaattctacagtaacgGGATACTAaagtttatatccttttaaatggcaTTATCATTATGTATTATGATGACATTatattataaacactgtatagtttacgccattagactgtacaactcctttctgggggggggaggggtactaggatgacaggggatgcaaaacaataacagtgaaatactttttcataacatggtcactactgcctagtttctcttgttatattcttattttactgttatatttttattctcatcgttgctttttatttttattctattgtaatatttttctattttgtctccatttatacccccattatttactttttacaattttgtacactgctgctggaatttaaattttcctgagggaactctcctgaaggaatcaataaagtattatctatctatctatctatctatccatctatctagttTTTAATCAGTTATTTCTTCAGCTTAATAGCGTGATGTCGACAAAAACTCagagtctgcataaagccaaatatttttgtaTTGCACATTGttgtaatgtgtggcaccttgagacgaGAATATGTCGACAGTCTAGAAGTAAAATGTCTTCCTTCACTCCTTATTTTCACAGTTTTActcatttttaggtttaaaatataaaaatcgcaaatcgaaTCGCAATTTAGGAGAGAAAAATCTCAATTGGGGTTTTTCTCACGATTGTGCAGCCTTAATACAAACAcacttcttcttttttctccCCTTTACAGCCACCTTGCCGTTCCCGCGCTGCACAGAGGGTTTTGGGACATATTTTCAGACCAGccaaaaagcgccagaaaaaaaaaactacactagCCAAATTTCCATTTGATACTGTCACACGTAATACTGTGGTATCTACGATACCGGTATGTCCCCACTAttgttgtaccgataccaatattttggtaccggtactaaaattgtttcggtacttttctaaataaaggggaccacaaaaaaattgcattattggctttatttgaacaaaaaatgttagggtacatgaaacatatgtttattattgtaatttagtccttaaataaaatagtgaacatactagacaacttgtcttttagtagtaagtaaacaaacaaagactcctaattagtctgctgacgtatgcagtaacatattgagtcatttatacacctattattttgtacacattatgagggacaaactgtaaaaaaatattattaatccacttgttcatttactgttaatatctgcttattttctgttttaacatgttctatctacacttctgttaaaatgtaataatcacttattcttctcttctttgatactttacattagttttggatgataccacacatttaggtatggatgtgataccaagtagttacaggatcatacattggtcatattcaaagtcctcatgtgtccagggacgtatttactgaggttataaatagagatgtccgataatatcggcctgctgatattatcggccgatgaatgctttaaaatgtaatatcggaaattatcggtattgttttttttattatctgtatgttttttttaaatttttattaaatcaacataaaaaacacaagatacaattacaattagtgcaccaacccaaaaaacctccctcccccattcacacaaaagggttgtttctttctgttattaatattctgcttcctacattatatatcaatatatatcaatacagtctgcaagggatacagtccgtaagcacacatgattgtgcgtgctgctggtccactaatagtactaacctttaacagttaattttagtcattttcattaattactggttcctatgtaactgtttttataatgttttactttcttttttattcaagaaaatgtttttaatttatttatcttattttataaataaatttaaaaaaaaactttatcttcactatacctggttgtccaaattaggcataataatgtgttaattccacgactgtatatatcggtattagatgatatcggtatcggtaattaagagttggacaatatcggaatatcggcaaaaaagccattatcggacatccctagttataaacataatatacattttaaaaaaacgaaagaaaatgttgtgatgccaaaaaatatcgatgtaatcatagtagcatcgactcgatacgtgcctgtactttatatcattacagtggatgttaggtatgcATCCACCAATGGCGGTATCGtactgaaaatgattcattagtatcacggtactatactaatacaggtATATACAACCCTAGTCCCCACTGAATATTAAAGAAAGCCGTCAATAGGTGGGTAAAATGTGAAACACTTACTCGCCCTTTCACCTCTGTCCTCATCTTTCTCATCGTGCCTGTCACCTCCCTTCCGTGGGTCACCGTCGGCATCCCGCTCCTCATCGCTGTCCTCCTCAGACTCGCTGTCGTCGTCGTCCATTTCGTCCCGGTCGCTCTCGCTGCCGCTGTCCTGCTCGGTCGACACCTTGTCCAAACCGGGAATTGAGGGTTCTATTTaggcaaaaacagaaaacaagcagtgTTGTTGgtaagtgttattattattatttatgatcaTTGCAGCTTTCCCAATGATGAAGGGACAGGTCCGAGTCGTACCCATTTCTGTGCCGTAAGGCCGACGTGAAGGAATGCCATACAGTGCCAAAATTTGTGGCGGCGGGGGGCCGGGTGGAGGTCCAGGTGGTTTCTTCCCGGGAGGTAAACGTGGCACAGGTGGCAGTATGGGCATGTACGAGCCAGATAGAGGTCCTTTCCTAAAAGAGATGCAAATACAGCAATATTAGTCACGTGGTTCCGAGTACGGCTGCACAACTAATCCCATTTTAATCAGGATTTTGTCAGCTACAAATAAATGAGGGTGATGAGCTGATAGGTGTTTGCAGCACTTCCTCGTTAGTTTTTCCACGTGTAAAACGTGCAGCATGAGGCTGCTCCATCCGGCTGAATTGAAataggcttgtacggtataccggtactagtatagtatcgcagtactactgaatcaaaaacggtactatactctgcaaagtaccggttcgccatatttttttttacaggcatgacggcgggtTGTCgtgacgtggtgacattgctggttttacgagcagaggagcatgttgggcagcgcacacacacacggagtacttacaagcagacacagtgtgtagacagaaaagggagaatggacacattttggtgtaaaaagtcaagataaaggtgaagttataacactgaaacaccctcaggaagaggtactttaagacatggctagctagttagcgactaacgtccatccacagtgatttagctacttctaaatcactaatcctcgtctccatggcaacaaataaagtaagtttcttacaagtatcattatcactggaggacgaggaatagctaaacatgcttcactacacaccgtaggaggatacaatagctcaccactgtcacaatgtaaacaaatgccatgggtggatctacacctgacatccactgtaatgataccaagtacaagagcatatctagttgatactactatgattacatccatattttttatcatcacaaaatcttgtttccttttttaaaattcatattatgtttataaagtcagtaaatatgtccctggacacatgaggactttgaatatgaccaatgtatgatcctgtaactacttggtatcagattcatacctaaatgtgtggtatcatccaaaactaatgtcaagtatcaaacaagagaagaataagtgattactacattttaacagaagtgtagatagaacatgttcaaactgaaaataagcagatattaacagtaaatgaacaagtagattaataatacatgtttgCAGTTTGTCCcttctcaaagaaaaatgccctatactTGCGTTGTTTACGGCTGTCAAAACCATGCAAATGGCGAAAAGGATGAACGTTTCTTcacagttcctcgagaggtaatcaagaagggcgaaaTAGTGCGAGATTTTATTAAAGACAACGAGAAAAGTggcacacactccagtccaagggagcagagtggaAGAACGCACGGGTTTGCAGTGATCCCTTTgtcaaaggtttgtttgatacatttatcattttaattgtatttcccatttaagtattatcccaatattatttgtattttatcttgtttcggAGTTCTTCAAATGCATTTCTGCTGCGAAAGTTTTGTAAACCACCAACTCAGCGAGTCAAAATAAAAGTAATCAAATGTGAGTGTAATCTAAAAGAGCTAAGTTTTTACCAAAGTTAGCAATTGTGaaagaatctttcagcacatacacaatgttgacatctatagttatattttgataaacaatcataaattaatctttcagcacttacacaatgttgacatctatagttatattttgataaacaatcataaagtaatctttcagcacatacacaatgttgacatctatagttatattttgataaacaatcataaattaatctttcagcacttacacaatgttgacatctatagttatattttgataaacaatcataaagtaatctttcagcacgtacacaatgttgacatctatagttatattttgataaacaatcataaagtaatctttcagcacgtacacaatgttgacatctatagttatattttgataaacaatcataaatgaatctttcagcacatacacaatgttgactactatagttatattttgataaacaatcataaatgaatctttcagcacgaacacaatgttgacatctatagttatattttgataaacaatcataaagtaatctttcagcacatacacaatgttgacatctatagttatattttgataaacaatcataaatgaatctttcagcacatacacaatgttgacatctataattatattttgataaacaatcataaatgaatctttcagcacatacacaatgttgacatctatagttatattttgattaacaatcataaatgaatctttcagcacatacacaatgttgacatctatagttatattttgataaaggcgGGAAAAACAACAAGGCAACAAACAAGGCTTTATATGattgaaataattaaattaatagtctattcaacttgaatgtcacaaaattccataaaaacAAAGACTTAGGGGTTTTTTTAGAacaaaaatgtgcatgttttcacATTTTTAAAGTATCGGTTTGGGTGCCGTTCAAGCACCTGCACCGTTTTTAGAGTAACGATTCGGTACTAGAAGCtgtgaaaatgtaaacgatacccaTTTCTAATCATGACTCAAATATCGTCATACGTATCGTATTGTGACGTTCTTGCCAATATCCATCCCTAAGGTGGACACAAAAAGTACACTTGAATAATTCAAACCTACCCAAAAGTGGAACCTTTCTTCAGTATTGAGGGCGGCTGAGCCCCTGGTAGAGGGATGTCCTGGATGTGGATGTTGGAGGGTGCGTGAGGCATATCGGGTAGGGGAATACTGTCCACCTCAACAGATTCTGCATTCTGGGGAAAAAAGGAAAATAAGTTAACTATATGATTGTTGGGTAAAATAACACTTTCAGCCAATACAAATATAAGATTTGCATTTGTCATTAAAACTTGTCATGTGCAGATATTTCATTTAATGGTACAGCTGTCAAAATGAAGAAGACATACAAACCTTGACTGAATCAAAATAGAGCGCCAGCTGACCCCGCTTAGACTCGTAGTCCAGTTCAAGCTTGCGCAGATCCTTGTAGGTTTCAGGGTTCTCTCTCTCATACAGGCGGACAATACGTTCAAACGTCTCACGTAGTTTCTTCCTCTTGTCCCTCAGCACCTTCTCATTCAGCAAGGGCTGCTGGACCGGGTTGAACTCTGTTGTCAAGGCAACGGGATACTATTCATTTCTTACGACCATGGTAGTATACAGATCAGGGATTGTTTACAAGTACACAATAAATATTTAGTGTGTATTCCAACCGTGACGGACGAGGGTACAATTTTCGCTCCCGGCCCGCAGGGTCTAACATACGGGGGGAGTGGTGCCAAATAGGGCTGCACAAAAAGGATTATTTCTTGAATCaagtaatatttttttcaattagtcGTGTAGTTAGAATTTATTTTTGTATCAAACTTTTTTTAGTGCAGTGGTACAAATAATTGTACAAATTAATTCACCAAAAATACACCAATAATTGTATTGTAT
This window encodes:
- the LOC133642833 gene encoding WW domain-binding protein 11 produces the protein MGRRSTSSTKSGKFMNPTDQARKEARKRELKKNKKQRMMVRAAVLKMKDPRQIIRDMEKLDEMEFNPVQQPLLNEKVLRDKRKKLRETFERIVRLYERENPETYKDLRKLELDYESKRGQLALYFDSVKNAESVEVDSIPLPDMPHAPSNIHIQDIPLPGAQPPSILKKGSTFGKGPLSGSYMPILPPVPRLPPGKKPPGPPPGPPPPQILALYGIPSRRPYGTEMEPSIPGLDKVSTEQDSGSESDRDEMDDDDSESEEDSDEERDADGDPRKGGDRHDEKDEDRGERASRSVRFADMPSDATRDGKLKKKRLVKKTKVITPLQAMMLKMAGQSIPEDDEEEEVEEECTDESEDSDDDDKGPPGDPLVASGPAGQQGPPPLQGPPMTGPPPMGPPPAPPMRPPGPPSGPPPGPPPGAPPFLRPPVIPGMRGPIPRLLPPGPPPGRPPGPPPGPPPGLPPGPPPRGPPPRLPPPGPPGIPPPPPRAGGPPRPMAPPHTLFPPPPSANVLSAPPSIVQRQKGSGQDGSQSSMPPPSMRSSHMQMPPPPGTAAATHLHAATIEKRANITSVGGGAGATISAKPQITNPKAEVTRFVPTALRVRRDRSGPMPGPAMGPLEKGGRRGDDGHGLKQMSAAKGMSHPAQIGAVAPPSMKTKDQVYEAFMREMEGLL